A stretch of the Perca fluviatilis chromosome 17, GENO_Pfluv_1.0, whole genome shotgun sequence genome encodes the following:
- the LOC120545491 gene encoding proteinase-activated receptor 3 has product MAKVLFFFLVFVLCLSGTLQNKEKSRGKRRRNSTEDLVAVPRTFLGTLIIQTKSLTVPNGTQAPISSQSHPALQSLSNSTVGYLRGTLSTRVIPIIYMLVVTVGIPANIAILCTLASKIRKVSSAILYCSLAVSDLFLLLSLFFKAHYHFHGNHWVLGEAACRVVTACFYGNLYCSALTLACISIKRYLAVVHPFMYKGLPKRMFTAWVSVVVWGVFGAAVVPELLVQQSFWIPEVDRITCHDVLPLESHISLFYYNLFLTVFGLLLPLVVTVVCYARIVCELNRSHHDWAMYIKASSLVFVIFLVCFAPAGVLHFLHYVQLFVDRTESLYVHFKVAVCLCCLHACLDPFLFLLMSKSAGSSFHFRAFKKGKSLSLSV; this is encoded by the coding sequence agaaaagcagaggcAAAAGGCGGAGAAACAGCACGGAGGATTTGGTTGCTGTGCCCAGAACATTTCTAGGAACCCTAATTATTCAGACCAAATCCTTGACTGTTCCAAATGGTACACAAGCTCCCATTTCATCCCAGTCCCATCCAGCTCTGCAGTCTCTAAGCAACAGCACAGTCGGGTACCTCCGCGGCACCCTGAGCACACGGGTCATCCCTATTATTTACATGTTGGTCGTTACCGTGGGGATCCCGGCCAACATCGCCATCTTGTGCACGCTGGCCTCTAAAATCAGAAAAGTGTCCTCCGCCATCCTCTACTGCAGCCTGGCTGTCTCcgacctcttcctcctcctatCCCTCTTCTTCAAGGCTCACTACCATTTCCATGGAAACCACTGGGTGCTCGGAGAGGCTGCCTGCCGGGTGGTCACGGCCTGTTTCTATGGCAACCTCTACTGCTCGGCCCTGACGCTGGCCTGCATCAGCATCAAGCGCTACCTGGCTGTGGTGCATCCGTTCATGTACAAAGGTCTCCCCAAAAGGATGTTCACCGCCTGGGTCAGCGTGGTGGTATGGGGGGTGTTTGGTGCCGCAGTCGTCCCCGAGCTCCTGGTCCAGCAGAGCTTTTGGATCCCCGAGGTGGACCGCATCACCTGCCACGACGTCTTGCCTCTTGAGTCCCACATCTCCCTGTTCTACTACAACCTGTTTCTGACTGTCTTCGGCCTCCTGCTGCCGCTGGTGGTCACGGTTGTGTGCTACGCCCGAATCGTCTGCGAGCTGAATCGATCGCACCACGACTGGGCGATGTACATCAAGGCCAGCTCGCTGGTGTTTGTCATCTTCCTGGTGTGTTTTGCCCCCGCTGGAGTCCTGCACTTCCTCCATTATGTGCAACTGTTTGTGGATAGAACGGAGAGTTTGTACGTGCACTTTAAAGTGGCGGTGTGTTTGTGCTGCCTCCATGCCTGTCTGGACCCCTTCCTGTTTCTTCTCATGTCCAAGTCTGCAGGCTCTTCATTTCACTTCAGGGCCTTTAAAAAGGGGAAATCCCTGAGTTTATCTGTCTAA